From one Dysidea avara chromosome 9, odDysAvar1.4, whole genome shotgun sequence genomic stretch:
- the LOC136267481 gene encoding probable serine/threonine-protein kinase roco5, whose amino-acid sequence MIQKRSIFTYGTLLANRYSGQHTHGLFLSDEVICLIIFNAGKSLYDVPDRRYPNDITPSKSGIKSICYWMEVVTARVSRESTSKDDFSKLLPTYVLVATHIDELHEDITVARKIAFEKIVPVLLKELEGKPFLNHIAGSKNNELFTEGSPSIFFMSNKKRDPIVINQLKQVITKIAFTNKQPRPIRYLKMERKFLHLAYQDKVSVITLPQGKDVAQNCGLSEGEVKKALQHLHKKGTILHFAEVSGLSNIIILSPNWLAKLLTYVLTTLKCYHDPAECCDEMLRTWLSTSNGVGPKTWSTLIFTLTDIKDLEEVAKQIEQQMTATKKISKR is encoded by the exons ATGATCCAGAAAAGAAGTATATTCACTTATGGGACTTTGCTGGCCAACAG GTATTCCGGCCAGCACACACATGGATTATTTTTATCTGATGAAGTGATTTGTCTCATTATATTTAATGCTGGAAAGTCACTGTATGATGTCCCTGATCGAAGATACCCTAATGACATCACCCCTTCTAAGTCAGGCATCAAATCAATATGTTACTGGATGGAAGTTGTCACTGCTCGTGTTAGCCGTGAAAGCACCAGCAAAGATGATTTCTCCAAACTACTTCCTACATATGTGCTTGTTGCCACTCACATTGATGAACTCCATGAAGATATAACAGTGGCAAGAAAAATAGCTTTTGAAAAAATAGTCCCTGTTCTGTTGAAAGAATTAGAAGGAAAACCATTCTTAAATCACATTGCAGGGTCAAAAAATAATGAGCTGTTTACAGAAGGGTCTCCATCAATATTTTTCATGAGCAATAAAAAACGAGACCCAATTGTTATCAACCAGCTCAAACAAGTAATAACAAAAATTGCCTTCACCAATAAGCAACCACGACCAATTCGATATTTAAAAATGGAACGAAAATTTCTTCACTTGGCTTACCAAGATAAAGTCAGTGTTATCACACTTCCTCAAGGCAAAGACGTAGCACAAAACTGTGGCTTATCTGAAGGTGAAGTGAAAAAGGCTTTACAACATTTACATAAAAAAGGTACTATTCTTCACTTTGCTGAAGTTTCAGGCCTATCCAACATTATCATTTTGTCTCCAAATTGGCTTGCTAAGTTACTAACATATGTCCTGACCACTCTAAAATGCTACCATGATCCAGCTGAATGCTGCGATGAAATGTTAAGAACCTGGTTGAGCACCAGTAATGGAGTGGGACCAAAGACCTGGTCTACACTGATTTTCACACTTACAGACATTAAAGATTTGGAGGAAGTTGCAAAACAGATTGAACAGCAGATGACTGCCACGAAGAAAATATCAAAGAGATAA